A section of the Thunnus albacares chromosome 6, fThuAlb1.1, whole genome shotgun sequence genome encodes:
- the c18h3orf33 gene encoding protein C3orf33 homolog isoform X1: MHPGSLQLHPVISKASHRAETLHKQCSSIRPSQIGGATMHRANVNNMPESARETETEEEKRNRQQRDQGNESSHNIVSIISQFADDNLTLVRNISTGLAVAGVIIIARSIKLITKFHAVSEIPARFIERNVSLRGKVHSIAEKGLEVEHVPIYLPVLSPLLSKHKGVSTSPLLVNLAGVELTPEGREWLQKNLAPAQIVWLKLISREDDILHCLVSQSRQGSMWSCCLNEEVLKLGLARTAAIVGVLPDSRLYWRLHKRLHRAEVKAERKGRGLWKEDSLWERASKAVRDNIIFRLMRRLFKRTES, encoded by the exons ATGCATCCAGGCTCACTTCAACTCCACCCTGTCATATCCAAAGCGAGCCACAGGGCGGAGACTTTACACAAGCAATGCTCCTCAATACGTCCCTCCCAAATAGGCGGAGCGACAATGCACCGAGCAAATGTCAACAACATGCCGGAGTCTGCCAGAGAAACAGAAACCGAGGAGGAGAAGCGAAACAGACAACAAAGAGATCAAGGAAACGAATCGTCCCATAACATCGTGTCTATCATATCTCAGTTCGCAGATGATAATTTAACACTTGTGCGG AACATAAGCACCGGACTGGCAGTTGCTGGTGTAATTATAATAGCAAGGAGTATCAAACTG ATCACCAAATTTCATGCTGTGTCTGAGATCCCTGCTCGTTTCATTGAGAGGAATGTCAGCCTTCGTGGGAAAGTTCATTCGATTGCAGAGAAAGGACTTGAAGTGGAGCATGTCCCAATATATCTGCCAGTCCTCTCTCCATTACTGTCAAAACACAAAG GTGTGAGCACGTCCCCGTTGCTGGTGAATCTTGCAGGAGTGGAGCTGACTCCAGAGGGGAGGGAATGGCTGCAGAAGAACCTGGCGCCTGCCCAAATAGTCTGGTTAAAACTGATCAGCCGAGAGGACGACATATTGCACTGTTTGGTGTCACAAAGCAGG cAGGGGTCGATGTGGAGCTGCTGCTTGAATGAAGAGGTCCTCAAGCTGGGTCTGGCTCGCACTGCGGCCATCGTGGGAGTCCTGCCTGACTCTCGCCTCTATTGGCGTCTCCACAAACGGCTGCACAGGGCAGAGGTCAAAGCTGAGAGGAAGGGGCGGGGTCTGTGGAAGGAAGACAGCCTATGGGAGAGGGCCTCCAAGGCTGTCAGAGACAATATCATATTCAGACTGATGAGGAGGCTCTTTAAGAGGACTGAGAGTTGA
- the c18h3orf33 gene encoding protein C3orf33 homolog isoform X2 produces MHRANVNNMPESARETETEEEKRNRQQRDQGNESSHNIVSIISQFADDNLTLVRNISTGLAVAGVIIIARSIKLITKFHAVSEIPARFIERNVSLRGKVHSIAEKGLEVEHVPIYLPVLSPLLSKHKGVSTSPLLVNLAGVELTPEGREWLQKNLAPAQIVWLKLISREDDILHCLVSQSRGSMWSCCLNEEVLKLGLARTAAIVGVLPDSRLYWRLHKRLHRAEVKAERKGRGLWKEDSLWERASKAVRDNIIFRLMRRLFKRTES; encoded by the exons ATGCACCGAGCAAATGTCAACAACATGCCGGAGTCTGCCAGAGAAACAGAAACCGAGGAGGAGAAGCGAAACAGACAACAAAGAGATCAAGGAAACGAATCGTCCCATAACATCGTGTCTATCATATCTCAGTTCGCAGATGATAATTTAACACTTGTGCGG AACATAAGCACCGGACTGGCAGTTGCTGGTGTAATTATAATAGCAAGGAGTATCAAACTG ATCACCAAATTTCATGCTGTGTCTGAGATCCCTGCTCGTTTCATTGAGAGGAATGTCAGCCTTCGTGGGAAAGTTCATTCGATTGCAGAGAAAGGACTTGAAGTGGAGCATGTCCCAATATATCTGCCAGTCCTCTCTCCATTACTGTCAAAACACAAAG GTGTGAGCACGTCCCCGTTGCTGGTGAATCTTGCAGGAGTGGAGCTGACTCCAGAGGGGAGGGAATGGCTGCAGAAGAACCTGGCGCCTGCCCAAATAGTCTGGTTAAAACTGATCAGCCGAGAGGACGACATATTGCACTGTTTGGTGTCACAAAGCAGG GGGTCGATGTGGAGCTGCTGCTTGAATGAAGAGGTCCTCAAGCTGGGTCTGGCTCGCACTGCGGCCATCGTGGGAGTCCTGCCTGACTCTCGCCTCTATTGGCGTCTCCACAAACGGCTGCACAGGGCAGAGGTCAAAGCTGAGAGGAAGGGGCGGGGTCTGTGGAAGGAAGACAGCCTATGGGAGAGGGCCTCCAAGGCTGTCAGAGACAATATCATATTCAGACTGATGAGGAGGCTCTTTAAGAGGACTGAGAGTTGA